The Nitrobacter hamburgensis X14 genome contains the following window.
AGGTTCCGGCCGGCCTGGCCGGGTATGCTGATCGCCATCGTGGTGACCGCCGTTGCCGCATGGGCGCTATCGCTGCCGGTGGAGACCATCGGCACCCGCTTCGGCGGCATTCCGCGCGAGTTGTCGTGGCCGGCCTGGCCGGCATTCTCGCTCGACAAGGTCCAGGCGGTGTTTCCGGACGCCGTGGCCTTCGCGCTGCTGGCCTCGATCGAGTCGCTGCTGTCCGCGGTGGTTGCCGACGGCATGACCGGACGGCGGCACCGCTCGAATTGCGAACTGATGGCGCAGGGCGTCGCCAACGTCGCGTCCGCTCTGTTCGGCGGTCTCTGCGTCACCGGATTGATCGCGCGGACCGCAACCAACATCCGCGCCGGCGCCCGCGGCCCGGTCGCGGGGATGCTGCATTCGGCGTTCCTGCTGCTGTTCATGCTGATCGCGGCGCCGCTGGCGAGCTACATTCCGCTCGCGGCGCTGGCCGCGGTGCTGGCCGTGGTCGCCTGGAACATGGTCGAGAAACACGAATTCGCGACCTTGATTCGCGCATCGCGGGGCGATGCCGTCGTGCTGCTCGCCACCTTCCTGCTGACGGTTTTCCGCGGTCTCACTGAGGGCATTCTGGTCGGGTTTGCGCTCGGCGCGGTGCTGTTCATCCATCGCATGGCGCAGATCACCGGCATTGAGGCCAATGTGCCTCTGGCCGCCGAGGACAGGGCCGATGACGCCAATGGCGACCGTCAACCCTACGACGCCGCTATGGTGAGCGATCCCGACGTCGTCATATACCGCATCACCGGGGCTTTCTTCTTCGGCGCGGCGTCCGAGGTCGGATCGGTGCTCGATGCGATCATGGAGCGGCAAAAGGCGTTCGTCGTGGATTTCGCGGCGGTTCCGTTCCTCGACTCCACGGCGGCGAACGCCATCAGCCGTGTCGCCGCCAAGGCGCGGCGGCAGGGGGTTTCGTTTTTCATCACCGGCGCGTCGCCGGTGGTGCGCCGGGCGCTCCTGACCCACGGCGTCAGGCCGCCACGCGCGACATTCCGGGAGACCATTGCGCGGGCCGTTGCCGACATCAAGGCGGCCCGCCATGCGCCGCCGATCGCCGCGATAGACGCGCAGCCGGCGCCGTGAGTCCCATCGAGAGGCTTGCGGTGCCGCGGCACCGGCGATTGCGCCGGCGGCATTGACAGCGGCCGCGGCTTGCATGATCTCATCCGGCCGTGCCGCCCGATTGTCGGGCGCGTCATGCGACGGAACCCATGATGACAGCCGAGACCAAAGGCCGCGCCGCCTGCCTGATCGGATGGCCTGCCGCGCATTCGCGCTCGCCGCTGATCCATCACTACTGGCTGCGCTTGCACGGAATCGCGGGCGGCTACAACATCGAGGCGATTCCGCCCGAGGGCCTTGCCGAATTCATCATGCATCTGTCGACGCACGGCTTCGTCGGCGCCAAT
Protein-coding sequences here:
- a CDS encoding SulP family inorganic anion transporter; this encodes MSIADGRPHQIRKPTFAELFTPKLVTVLREGYRGADFRADVVAGLTVAIVALPLSMAIAIASGATPDRGLTTAIIGGFFVSLLGGSRFQVGGPAGAFIVLVALTVERHGIDGVILATAMAGVLLIAAGLLRLGTYIKFIPYPVTVGFTAGIAVIIFASQIKDFLGITLAKEPSQLVPKLEALARAGDTVSMSAVAVSVIAVVIIAGLKRFRPAWPGMLIAIVVTAVAAWALSLPVETIGTRFGGIPRELSWPAWPAFSLDKVQAVFPDAVAFALLASIESLLSAVVADGMTGRRHRSNCELMAQGVANVASALFGGLCVTGLIARTATNIRAGARGPVAGMLHSAFLLLFMLIAAPLASYIPLAALAAVLAVVAWNMVEKHEFATLIRASRGDAVVLLATFLLTVFRGLTEGILVGFALGAVLFIHRMAQITGIEANVPLAAEDRADDANGDRQPYDAAMVSDPDVVIYRITGAFFFGAASEVGSVLDAIMERQKAFVVDFAAVPFLDSTAANAISRVAAKARRQGVSFFITGASPVVRRALLTHGVRPPRATFRETIARAVADIKAARHAPPIAAIDAQPAP